The following DNA comes from Fibrobacter sp..
CTCATGTTTTCGAATGCGCAAAAATGCAGGAACACTCCGATTTGGGGTTCTTGCCGGAATGCCGAGGCCTACTCGAAAAAGATCGTTGTGGGCGGTAACGTCTTTTACTTTGGCGTATTTGAACAGCAATTGCAGCTGACTCAAGTGACCGATACCTCGCTTACCATCTGGCTTACGAAAAATCCGGATTATGTTGTTCCTGATTCTGTAGCCGCAACCCGTACTTGGAAAAAGAGTGTTTTTAAAGACGATTCGCTTGTGAAGTTTGTTGGTGAAAGTCGTAACCCCGATTACGTCGATACGATTGCCATTGAAAAGTATAATGTCACAATTACAGACTGGGGCAATACTTGGATCTTTGCAAATGAAACCTGCAGTTCCGAAGGTTATGTGAAGGATACAACTAAAACTGCGAGAGAACAATGCAAGGACTGGCAAACTTATCGCAATGACTTTGTGGACTGCACCGCTCGGAACATGAATTTGCCCAAAGGCGTTTATCCCAGATTGTGCCGCCCCACCAAGATTGATAACCGCTACGGCTCCGTCTGGTGCATCTTGGACGGCGATTACGTCGCGCCCGAAGAGTAGCAAAACAAGGAAATCAAGCGAAATTGAACAGGTCGCTCCCCCGCGGGGCGGCCTTTTTTGCGCAAAAATTGCGTTTTATATGTTCTTTTGGAATATCTTTTGCCCCTTTATGCGACCACTTTTGTGACAAATAGTTTATTTTAATGATACTAAAATGCTATAAAGTCGGCGGTTTACGGTCTTGAAACAGGAAAAGTGCAAAATACCAAAGGCGCTGAAGCAGGAATTTGAAAGTTCCGAATTGCCGCTAGTAGTCTATCGAATTGTCGATGGACGTTTCTTCGCAGAAGTTGTTTCTATCGGATTTGCCCATTGGCAGGGTCCGGACCTTGCCTGCGAAGATGTTGCCCGGCTTCTCAAAGAGGATTTGTACGGGAATGTCCATCCCGAGGACCTGGTTTCTACCGCGTCCGTGGTGGATGCGTTTGTAAAAAAAGGCGGCGAACATTTCGAGGTCGTCTATCGACGAAAAATCCATGGCAAGGACGACTTGCGCTCCATCCACTCGGTTGGGTACAGGCGCACCTTCGACGCTACGGAATATGCGGTTGTCGCTTACAACGATGTGACCGCGGCGCTTGAGTCCAGCGACGAGAACCGGCAGGCTCTTGACAGCGACCTTGTCGAATACCTGAGTGCGGACAAGGTGGAGCCCTTCATCATTATCGATGCGAAGACGCACGAAATTTTGATGATCAGCGCCTCCGTCGAAAAAGTCTGGACCCCCATGCATGCCTATTTCCCGGGCATCAAGTTCGAGGAGTACTTCTTTGATCCGAACGAACCGCAGCTGATTACCATAGAAGAAGTGCTGGAGAGGGGGGAAGTCCTCGTTCCCAATTCCCGGACTGGCGGAGATTTGGTCTTGAAGGCCTCCATCATCATGTGGCACGGCCAGGAGGCCATCCTGCATCGCCTTAGCGAAAAGGCCGACCGCTACTTTGATGCCCTGACCGGCCTTCCGAACCTAGATTACAGCTGCATGCGCGGTGAAAGCTTTGCGGACGAAATTCGCGAGGCGGGCGGGGTCCCCGCGCTTGTCTTCCTGGATTTTGTCGGGATGAAACTCTACAATAACGCGAACGGCTATGAGAAGGGGAACGAACTTCTTATCCATTTCGCCGGCTTCTTGAAAAAGCAGTTCCGGAAGAATCTGGTGTGCCGCATAGCGGACGACCACTTCATGGTCATTGCGGATATGGATAAACTCGAAAGCCGCCTGAACGAAGTCCGCAGGAACATCAAGAGCGTAATCTCGAAGATATCGATGGACCTCTATGTCGGCATCTGCAAGATAGAGGAATACGACGTCATCTTCGATGCGACCGAAAAGGCGAAGATGGCCTGCAACATCCAGAAGAAAATGCACGGGGGATTCATCCGTTATTACGATGAGCAGTTGCACAAGGATCTCCTGTTGCAGAACTACGTGGTGAACCACGTGGACGAGGCTATCGCGAAAGGCTATATCAAGGTTTATTACCAGCCGGTTGTCCGCACGATTACCGAGACGTTCTGCGGGATGGAGGCGCTGGCCCGCTGGGTCGACCCGCAATTCGGTTTCCTGAATCCTTGCGTGTTTATCGGCGCGCTCGAAGAATCCCGCCAAATCCATAAGCTCGACAGCCACATCATCGAGCTCGTCTGCAAGGATATGCGCGCGGAACTCGACCAGGGGCACCCCGTGGTTCCCGTCTCGTTCAACCTTTCGCGCCTGGACTTTGTCGGCTGCGACATTTTCGACGTGGTCGAAAGGGCCCTCGCGAAGTATGACATAGACCGCGAAAACATCCGCGTCGAGATTACGGAAAGCATCATGGCGTCGGATTCGTACGTCCAGCAAGAAATTGAACGATTCCGCTTGGCGGGTTACGAAGTCTGGATGGACGATTTCGGAAGCGGCTACTCCTCGCTGAATACGCTGAAGGACTACAAGTTCGACGAACTCAAGATTGACATGGCGTTCCTCTCGAATTTCAACGACGTGTCGCGAGTCATTATCCGCTCTACGGTCCGCATGGCGAAAAACCTTGGGCTGAAGACTTTGGCGGAAGGCGTCGAGACCAGGGAACAGATGGAGTTCTTGAAGGAAATCGGCTGCGAGAAGGCGCAAGGCTTCTATTACGGAAAGCCGCAACCGCTGGGCGATACCATGAAGCACATGGAAGAATCGGGAATTGCCGTCGAAAGTCGCGAGATGAGGGTGGTTTATTCGAAACTGGGCGGCCTCGACTATCTGGTGGATACGTCCAAGGCGATACTCGCTTACGAAAACGGAATGTTCCGGTTCCTGTTTACCAACAAGCAGTTCGAAGAACAGGCGCTGAGCATCGGCTTTTCTTCCATTAAAGACGTGGAAGACGCGGCGAACAACCCCAAGGATCCCACCTACTATACGCTCCATGAAATCGAGAAACTCGCATATTACAACCCGAGCGAAATGACCTACGCTACCCGCGGGACGTATGTCTTTATAAGCGGAAGCCTTATTGTTGACCTGGACGG
Coding sequences within:
- a CDS encoding EAL domain-containing protein — protein: MKQEKCKIPKALKQEFESSELPLVVYRIVDGRFFAEVVSIGFAHWQGPDLACEDVARLLKEDLYGNVHPEDLVSTASVVDAFVKKGGEHFEVVYRRKIHGKDDLRSIHSVGYRRTFDATEYAVVAYNDVTAALESSDENRQALDSDLVEYLSADKVEPFIIIDAKTHEILMISASVEKVWTPMHAYFPGIKFEEYFFDPNEPQLITIEEVLERGEVLVPNSRTGGDLVLKASIIMWHGQEAILHRLSEKADRYFDALTGLPNLDYSCMRGESFADEIREAGGVPALVFLDFVGMKLYNNANGYEKGNELLIHFAGFLKKQFRKNLVCRIADDHFMVIADMDKLESRLNEVRRNIKSVISKISMDLYVGICKIEEYDVIFDATEKAKMACNIQKKMHGGFIRYYDEQLHKDLLLQNYVVNHVDEAIAKGYIKVYYQPVVRTITETFCGMEALARWVDPQFGFLNPCVFIGALEESRQIHKLDSHIIELVCKDMRAELDQGHPVVPVSFNLSRLDFVGCDIFDVVERALAKYDIDRENIRVEITESIMASDSYVQQEIERFRLAGYEVWMDDFGSGYSSLNTLKDYKFDELKIDMAFLSNFNDVSRVIIRSTVRMAKNLGLKTLAEGVETREQMEFLKEIGCEKAQGFYYGKPQPLGDTMKHMEESGIAVESREMRVVYSKLGGLDYLVDTSKAILAYENGMFRFLFTNKQFEEQALSIGFSSIKDVEDAANNPKDPTYYTLHEIEKLAYYNPSEMTYATRGTYVFISGSLIVDLDGCRIYDIVLRDTHVSTHDSTTNHKKVSLPVETKTVLIAVASPQTRAFLDSILRTDYNLLLAGDGERALELLMEHGRRISLALVDADLPKVDGFKIIQKFQSEMRDLQLPFIIMTDNLDVAKASMHLGAFQFICMPIIDREMIKAKIAGAIKNAELLHKVALNYMEYVPGGVILFRIKTGKVLYVNARALDIFECDSVKKFRELSGSNFKNVILPEDFDGVNREIVEQIESYSSTTKQVTYRVRTANGIVKRVYHVGKVFRNTPYGDIFSVFVSEDDMAMKDYFTRREAFDNFMASGEATHTKSYDPGYKGFLFWNLTKNSPVLRMDGISYIPKEFAKKYTYETHYNYLSSLMLKNELNIQRTAEYTRERLVLDCLNKCVVPSLKVCYDIDGYCFTILSNFDMLMDPDSGDIILKLQNECIETTKG